tgtcaatgagattatcgcggagaaacTCATGAATTTGGTTGCGCTGACGCACGAGTCCGTtggcattgtagaatgctaacttcAAAGATGAGGGTTTTTCCCTACAATTAtacgccattggttaccggtagtTAGACCAGCGTACACTgtacggactcgatgacgtccatGTGGTCGAATGTCGCGTGTATGCGTTCCTCGGccgttaccaccagtaattacgcaaattatatttttgcgggtttgatttttattacactatgttattccttcactatgCTAGTTTTGTAGTGTCACCTTGTCACGAAGGGAGAATATACTGTGCTTGAATTGTTATCCTTTTTGAAGACTTGTACCATCACACTACAGGTCCATATCAGTTGCACATTTCAATCGAGTATGACTAtgacggaattaaataaattctgaaGTTTTTCCACCCGCCTTCAGTAGTTCAGATAATTACATCATCATCTGGTGCCCCGTTGTCCTAAAGCTGTTTGAGAGTCATTCTAATATCGAACAGGCTGACGTGGGGGATATCTTCGGTTTAATGTCGGATTAATCTAGCTCTTGTATCCTTTGTCAGTCTCCACAGGTTGTCGAGTAAATGCGTATTACTGCCCATAGAACTCCTCGATCGCTCTCAGGCTTGGACGAAATGATCCTGCCAATATTGGTTTTCAGTTTCGTCAACTGGCTCTCCCCAATAGACAGATCCTTTGTGAACACCTTGGAAGTTTTGTTTTGCTCTACAGCCTCCTTATTAAGCTCAGTATTAAAACGGCATAGATTGGATTCAACAGACTTTGAGATATGTCTGTTGAGTTGCCAATATTTACACGAATCTTCTGATGACTGCAAGCTCATCATTCTAATTTCGTCCATGGGGTCTCTTAGGCAATCAAGAGTTTTAAAGTTCAAGCTGAAAAGACCTACGAGTTATGGTATTTGCTGATGCTTGACAGAATGTAAACTTCAGTCAGAATCTGTCCAACTTGATATTGAGATTCAATGTGCCTGTTACCATCTGATGATCACTTCTAGTTTTAGCTGTACTGATTACAGGTATTAAATATTTGCTTTTTTGTTGACATAATGAATTTGTGACTATATAGACATACaatagttagtttttttaatcagGTTCCTGAAAGGATCTGAGATATTTCTGTCTcaaagatttaataaaaaaaacattgtatcccATCTTGTTATCCTacaaactaaaaactaaaatacacaATGTTCTTATATGGGTCCTAGTTACTATGtagaaaacatataaaaaaaattttttcctgtgctgatagccttgagaggctatttcagtttatAATTGACGTGTAGGTAAGATCACGGGGTTCcaaccaggagtgttgctaacactggccctagcaagagcagtgcttcgcagaatctactaccggatcggaaactcgacccactgagaagatccagcgagaaactcagtgagctgtgtctatggattaattcacTCATTACtttgtcgaacccgtcacttgcgatgaagggctcaaCGAGGACTGTGACCGGAGTTTGTGGTACATAAAAGCAAGTTAATGGAttgaataaaattgtaaaatgccTAACAAAATCCGAAATTAATCCTTTTAAGAAATGCAATAGGTATTACTTTGTAAactattctaattttatttattgtaggaAAAGATAGTGTAGGAATTAATGCTCTATAGATGTATACTTCCTGCAACTCCTGGTGATGTAAAGTTAATTTACTGcaattattatgaaattttattgatttatatattttattttacattaacattGATTAAAGTTGGTGCAATTATTGGACCTTTTCCTGGTACAATTATTGGATTACCCTTATAACAGGCTATCTtttcattatttgtttttaaatcaggTGCACaagtctcaaatattttctttttgggATTAAGCACAGCTTCAGGCTCTCTAGGATATCCTTCACATACAACCAAATCCCCTGGTATAGCATCAGGTGGAGGTATTAAAACTTCAACTTTTTCAGCAGATGATGCACACATTACCATGGCTTCAGATGTTACACCTCtcatctaaaaatatattaaaatttggaaatgaATTATACCATATTATAGGTAAGATTTTGTTTACTgaactataatattaataccTTAACTGGTTTCAAGTTGCAGAGTACCATAACTATTCTTTCTCGCATTTCATCTATTGGAACATGATTTACTAAACCAGACACAACAGTACGTGGATTTTCTTCACCACAGTCTATTTTTTCCACATACAAAGAATCAGCATCAGGGTGTTTACTAATCTCAACAATTTTTCCAATCCGAAAATCTAGTTTCCTTACATCTACTGCTATATCAGCCGATTCACTAGGTTTATCTTTGGGTTTTTTGTTAGAATCTTTGACTTTCTTCTCCTTTTTATCGATAATTGGTTTTTCATTACAAACGGAATCTTGAATAGTTGTAACAATCTTGGTTGTTTCCAGCAGGTCTGTTTTACCAGGTATCGCATACTGCCTCTTTCCGTGTGATATTTCCAAACCTATTAACTCTGCCTTCGCAGCGTTTACCTTCGCCGACAAAGTATTATTTTCTTGTATTAGCTGTTTGATCTTTTCTtctattttaaactttttcacCTCTTCCAGCTTTAGAAAAAAACGTGGAGCGATTACTAATCAAGTGTTTTAAGTGGATTAACATAAACGACATCAGAACAAATTGTTTATTACTCccaaagaataaaatataatgctgTATTAGTGCTGGCTAAGGAGCTACATAAAaaccaggttttttttaatatgcattATTAGTATTCTTAAAAACCgtacttttttttcaaacgaACCTTTTTACGTAATTCGGCTAGCCTTTTTTCAGCTATATCtgcattatttataagtttcgtAACTGACTGAGACATATTTCTACGCAATACAAATGACAATTTTAACATAAATGATAAACAAAACGTTAAGATATACAATTCTTATTTTAAGGTTAATTGATAGATAATACAGTAcaccgaagtttttttttatgggattttatgacctggtaactaagacctgtaggtcaagttttattttaattttaaaaatacgtaacttttttatatgaaaatgatattatgagatGAAAAGAAGTTAAATATTATGAAAGATggcatgaagtgaaatgaaaacgaaatgaaatgaaatgagatgagatgatatgggatgagatgataagtataatctcagtaaaatggcgatcatttactgagacttttacagtggactttttggaagatcccgagaagtaaCGTTCAGtatctttgtttcattttcccacatttgtgcactttcacagatactaagtagttaataaaccaccgttattacacatttaaacctgaagaaacactaatgagacaaaataaaacaaatcacacaacttcactcctcgcgttcccgccaaaaagtccgtacACCGAAGTTGACTTTGTTGTGCCCatatatacacttaatatatttgagtgtGCCCACAGAACACTATAATCTCAatgaaatggtggtcatttactgagatttttttcagttgactttttgggggatcccaagaagttacgtccagcggctttgtttcattttcccacatttgtgcactttcacagatattaaacagataataaaccaccattattatatatttaaatctgaagaaacactaaataggccaattaaaacaaatcacacaacttcactcctcgcgctccctCCAAAAAGTCCGCTATTATATTGCAACTATAATTTACACTCTATAGAGTACATTT
This is a stretch of genomic DNA from Bombyx mori chromosome 23, ASM3026992v2. It encodes these proteins:
- the LOC692809 gene encoding endothelial-monocyte activating polypeptide II (The RefSeq protein has 2 substitutions compared to this genomic sequence); protein product: MLKLSFVLRRNMSQSVTKLINNADIAEKRLAELRKKLEEVKKFKIEEKIKQLIQENNTLSAKVNAAKAELIGLEISHGKRQYAIPGKTDLLETTKIVTTIQDSVCNEKPIIDKKEKKVKDSNKKPKDKPSESADIAVDVRKLDFRIGKIVEISKHPDADSLYVEKIDCGEENPRTVVSGLVNHVPIDEMRERIVMVLCNLKPVKMRGVTSEAMVMCASSAEKVEVLIPPPDAIPGDWVVCEGYPREPEAVLNPKKKILETCAPDLKTNNEKIACYKGNPIIVPGKGPIIAPTLINVNVK